AGGCGTATGCTTACGAAGCAAGTTTTCTTAATGAAAACGCAACATGGTGCTTACGATGCAAGATTTCTTGAAAGAAATCTTTAAGGAGGGGTTCTAAATGAAGGTGAGACCGTCGGTTAAACCAATTTGCGAGAAATGCAAAGTTATCCGCCGTAAAGGCAACGTAATGGTAATTTGCGAAAATCCGAAACACAAACAAAAACAAGGATAAAAGGAGGTGCAGCCATAGATGGCACGTTTAGCTGGAGTTGACTTACCTCGTGATAAACGAGTAGTTATCGCTTTGACTTACATTTTCGGAATCGGCCCTACAACAGCTCGTAAAATCATCGAAACAACAGGGATCAACGAGAACACTCGTGTTCGTGACCTGACAGAAGATGAAGTGAGCAAAATCCGTGACGTGATCGACAAAACTTTGAAAGTAGAAGGCGATCTGCGTCGTGAAATCTCCCTGAACATCAAGCGTTTGATCGAAATCGGATCCTACCGTGGTCTTCGTCACCGCCGTGGTCTTCCTGTTCGCGGACAACGTACTAAAACTAACGCTCGTACACGTAAAGGTCCTCGTCGTACAGTAGCTAACAAGAAGAAATAATAAAGGGGGTTAGAGCTAATGGCAAAACCTAAAAAAGTCGTTCGTACCAAACGTCGCGACCGTAAAAATATTGAGTCCGGAGTAGCACATA
This genomic window from Paenibacillus hexagrammi contains:
- the rpsM gene encoding 30S ribosomal protein S13; translated protein: MARLAGVDLPRDKRVVIALTYIFGIGPTTARKIIETTGINENTRVRDLTEDEVSKIRDVIDKTLKVEGDLRREISLNIKRLIEIGSYRGLRHRRGLPVRGQRTKTNARTRKGPRRTVANKKK
- the rpmJ gene encoding 50S ribosomal protein L36, with translation MKVRPSVKPICEKCKVIRRKGNVMVICENPKHKQKQG